Proteins encoded by one window of Flagellimonas lutaonensis:
- the istA gene encoding IS21 family transposase, with amino-acid sequence MANKQIDMRKIKLIYKLYTSGVSKRRISQQLGISRVTIRKYIEFFKRYRFTGYEVEKMTLEELHNLFKDGQRPKSQRLLTLRQYFPHFDKELRKTGVTRRLLWEEYYAKHPDGFRLSQFKYWYAEWRKETSPVMHMEHKAGDKLFIDFTGKKLHIVDRDTGELQELEVFVCILGSSQYTYVEACASQKLEDFIRCTENALWFYGGVPKALVPDNLKSAVTKSSRYEPSLNKVFADFAEHYETAVLPTRTYRPRDKAIVENAVKIIYTRVFAPLRNRTFHNITDINKAIWELLEKHNGMSFRGREYSRCSLFLEIERQELMPLPEKRYEIKRYARGTVHKNSHIYFGKDKHYYSVPYRHIGKQVKLVYTDSIVEIYHKHERFAVHKRNKKKYGYTTLADHMPSHHRFVSEWSSERFIGWAGNIGEHCKGYIIAILEKKQHPEQSYKSCLGILHLAKKYGRERLENACKRASEYGAYNYNMVERILKKGWDQIDEGIDGDLEMPEHKNIRGGKYYE; translated from the coding sequence ATGGCGAACAAGCAGATAGATATGCGAAAAATAAAACTGATTTATAAGCTCTACACCTCTGGTGTAAGCAAGCGACGGATAAGCCAGCAATTGGGCATATCCCGCGTTACCATTAGAAAGTACATCGAATTCTTCAAGCGGTACCGTTTCACGGGGTACGAAGTGGAGAAGATGACCCTGGAGGAACTCCACAATCTTTTTAAGGACGGGCAAAGGCCGAAGAGCCAACGCCTGCTGACCCTAAGGCAGTACTTTCCCCACTTTGACAAGGAACTCCGCAAGACGGGCGTTACGCGACGATTGCTGTGGGAGGAATATTATGCGAAGCACCCCGATGGGTTCAGGCTCTCACAGTTCAAGTATTGGTACGCCGAATGGCGCAAGGAGACCTCGCCCGTGATGCACATGGAGCATAAGGCCGGCGACAAGCTCTTTATCGACTTCACGGGAAAGAAACTCCATATCGTCGACAGGGACACCGGCGAACTTCAGGAACTGGAAGTGTTCGTGTGCATACTGGGCAGCAGCCAGTATACCTATGTGGAGGCCTGCGCAAGCCAAAAACTGGAAGATTTTATACGTTGTACCGAGAACGCCCTATGGTTCTATGGCGGCGTGCCAAAGGCCTTGGTGCCCGATAACCTCAAATCGGCCGTGACAAAGAGCAGTCGTTACGAACCTAGTTTGAACAAGGTATTCGCGGACTTTGCCGAACATTACGAAACAGCCGTACTGCCCACACGTACCTACAGGCCAAGGGACAAGGCCATAGTGGAGAACGCCGTGAAGATAATCTACACTAGGGTGTTCGCCCCTTTACGGAACCGGACCTTCCATAACATCACAGATATCAACAAAGCGATATGGGAGCTGTTAGAGAAGCACAATGGAATGTCATTTAGGGGGAGGGAATACTCCCGTTGTTCATTGTTCCTTGAGATAGAGAGGCAAGAACTGATGCCCTTGCCCGAAAAACGCTATGAGATAAAAAGGTATGCCCGAGGTACCGTGCACAAGAACAGCCATATCTATTTTGGGAAGGACAAGCACTATTACAGTGTTCCCTATCGCCATATCGGCAAACAGGTCAAGCTGGTCTATACCGACAGCATCGTCGAGATTTACCATAAACACGAAAGGTTCGCGGTACATAAAAGGAACAAAAAGAAATATGGCTATACCACCCTGGCCGACCATATGCCATCGCACCACCGCTTTGTGAGCGAATGGAGCAGTGAGAGGTTCATTGGTTGGGCAGGCAATATCGGCGAACACTGCAAAGGGTACATCATCGCCATATTGGAAAAGAAACAGCACCCGGAACAATCCTATAAATCCTGTCTTGGCATATTGCACCTTGCCAAAAAGTATGGAAGGGAACGTCTTGAGAACGCCTGCAAACGTGCCTCGGAATATGGAGCGTACAATTACAATATGGTCGAGCGCATCTTAAAGAAGGGATGGGACCAAATTGATGAAGGTATCGACGGGGATCTGGAAATGCCCGAGCACAAGAACATAAGGGGCGGAAAATACTATGAATAA
- a CDS encoding DUF6943 family protein has product MSRSSPSGFEKNLHPTGSIFLKNLVNPATPAFSRAFSFLFFPFFFSLLKMSVRSAASIILMACYMKSFRLITHRPETTYTKPHFYILNKGLNSGKPLNAPCPNCFVCLTENEGDREFMYWLCFGLWHSKSFQFFLRGSVIPFISIHELRKHLTESEAKAKTKAQAFEKAINALRLLEIHEEKIKVSLKMVDAARRSIFCQLLRDTGAG; this is encoded by the coding sequence ATGTCAAGGTCAAGCCCTTCGGGTTTTGAAAAAAATCTCCACCCTACGGGTAGTATTTTTCTCAAAAACCTTGTCAACCCTGCCACACCCGCCTTTTCAAGAGCTTTCTCTTTTCTTTTTTTCCCTTTTTTCTTTTCTCTTTTGAAAATGTCTGTGCGAAGCGCAGCGAGCATAATTCTAATGGCTTGCTATATGAAATCGTTTCGCTTGATAACACACAGACCAGAAACCACCTACACCAAACCCCATTTCTATATCCTGAATAAAGGATTGAATAGTGGGAAACCGCTGAATGCACCTTGCCCGAATTGCTTTGTTTGCTTGACTGAAAATGAAGGAGACAGAGAATTTATGTACTGGCTTTGCTTCGGATTGTGGCATTCCAAATCCTTTCAGTTCTTTCTCCGTGGATCTGTAATACCTTTCATATCTATTCACGAGCTAAGAAAGCACCTAACAGAGTCAGAAGCAAAAGCAAAGACTAAAGCCCAGGCATTTGAAAAGGCAATCAACGCACTCAGACTTTTAGAAATCCATGAAGAAAAAATCAAGGTCTCATTAAAGATGGTAGATGCAGCAAGAAGGTCAATTTTCTGCCAGCTACTTCGTGACACAGGTGCAGGATAA
- a CDS encoding alpha/beta fold hydrolase, whose translation MTILANTTILAQQSEHQKVKGENFVTVDGVKLHYRKGGQGPYLLLFHGFTLSSHQWSEYFSELSENYTVIAFDFPGHGQSERTGKEFSFDHWTKLMIKAIDKLGVNRAKAIGHSYGAITLMSIAMQQPKLIESMVLISGAHRLDPAMQEILLEDSFEKADADFQEYYRKIHNNDMQQIDGIFSDIRKFVRTREVFSVDEIREIQIPILLIFGDRDTFYPMEIPIEMYNALPNASLWVLPDQGHTPVWKTMGADDMIVGVFSKRVHRFLSK comes from the coding sequence ATGACCATACTGGCGAACACAACTATTTTGGCTCAACAAAGCGAGCATCAAAAAGTTAAAGGCGAAAATTTTGTCACCGTTGACGGGGTGAAATTGCACTACCGGAAAGGAGGGCAAGGGCCTTATCTGTTGCTATTTCATGGCTTTACCTTATCAAGCCATCAGTGGTCGGAGTACTTTAGTGAGTTGAGTGAAAACTATACTGTGATTGCATTTGATTTTCCCGGACATGGTCAATCAGAAAGAACAGGTAAGGAATTTAGTTTTGACCACTGGACTAAACTGATGATCAAAGCTATTGATAAACTGGGGGTTAATAGGGCAAAAGCGATTGGTCATAGCTACGGAGCAATTACACTTATGTCTATTGCCATGCAACAACCGAAACTTATTGAGTCGATGGTGCTGATCAGTGGTGCGCACCGGCTTGATCCGGCCATGCAGGAGATACTGCTGGAAGATTCTTTTGAGAAGGCAGATGCGGATTTTCAGGAGTACTATCGCAAAATCCACAACAATGACATGCAGCAAATCGATGGAATATTTTCAGATATTCGGAAATTTGTAAGAACCAGAGAAGTTTTTTCCGTAGATGAAATCAGAGAAATTCAAATTCCGATACTATTGATTTTCGGAGATCGTGACACTTTCTACCCTATGGAAATTCCAATCGAAATGTACAACGCCCTGCCCAATGCGAGCTTGTGGGTCCTGCCGGATCAGGGACATACACCGGTTTGGAAAACCATGGGAGCTGATGACATGATCGTTGGAGTGTTCTCAAAGAGAGTTCACAGGTTTCTAAGCAAATGA
- a CDS encoding transposase, whose product MKKSKFAESQIIKALKENEQGRKVGDISREMGIDTSTFYYWRKILKSLN is encoded by the coding sequence ATGAAAAAAAGCAAGTTTGCCGAGAGCCAGATCATCAAGGCACTGAAAGAGAACGAACAGGGCCGCAAGGTGGGTGATATATCCCGTGAGATGGGCATTGACACCAGCACTTTTTATTATTGGAGGAAGATTTTGAAATCGTTGAACTAG
- a CDS encoding TerC family protein, translating into MIVWSLFLLGILVFLALDLGVFNKNPHAISVKEASIWTSIWVCLSFLFSGVIYWLYSTGEIDNVDALTPTDATIKYITGYLIELSLSIDNIFVIAVIFSSFHIPQKYQHRVLFWGILGAIVFRALMIFFGVVLIKKFSFTTYIFGTFLLFTAYRMLFSKEKKFNPKKSFIYGKLRKVMPITSHMQGQKFFVKLRHITAATPLFIALVVIEFTDILFALDSVPAILAITSDPFLVFSSNIFAILGLRSMYFFLANMLDRFNYLKYSLVAILSFVGIKLILAHHYKFPEWLSLGFIALSLLIGILLSMKKGPGN; encoded by the coding sequence ATGATTGTTTGGTCTCTTTTCCTCTTAGGAATACTTGTTTTTTTGGCTTTGGATTTGGGCGTTTTTAATAAGAATCCCCATGCCATTAGTGTAAAAGAAGCTTCGATTTGGACCAGTATTTGGGTCTGTTTGTCTTTTTTGTTTTCGGGTGTCATATATTGGCTCTATAGTACAGGAGAAATAGATAATGTTGATGCCTTGACCCCAACAGATGCAACAATTAAGTACATTACGGGGTATTTGATTGAGCTTTCCTTAAGTATCGACAATATTTTTGTGATTGCCGTTATTTTTAGCTCGTTCCATATCCCACAGAAATATCAACATAGGGTATTGTTTTGGGGAATTTTGGGTGCCATAGTTTTTAGAGCTTTGATGATATTTTTTGGTGTTGTTTTGATCAAGAAATTCAGTTTTACCACTTATATTTTTGGAACTTTCTTGCTTTTTACGGCATATAGGATGCTGTTTTCGAAGGAAAAAAAGTTTAACCCCAAAAAGTCTTTTATATATGGAAAATTGAGGAAGGTCATGCCAATTACCAGCCATATGCAAGGACAAAAATTCTTTGTGAAACTGCGCCATATTACTGCTGCAACCCCTTTGTTCATTGCTTTGGTGGTTATAGAATTTACAGATATTCTATTCGCATTGGACAGTGTGCCCGCCATTTTGGCCATTACATCCGACCCATTTTTGGTTTTCAGTTCAAACATTTTTGCCATTTTGGGATTGCGCTCCATGTATTTTTTCTTGGCAAATATGTTAGACCGCTTTAATTATTTAAAATATAGTCTGGTTGCCATATTAAGCTTTGTAGGTATAAAATTGATTCTGGCACATCATTACAAATTCCCGGAATGGCTTTCACTTGGGTTCATTGCTTTGTCACTGTTGATTGGAATACTTTTATCAATGAAGAAAGGACCCGGGAATTAA
- a CDS encoding tyrosine-protein phosphatase: MFSFFQKKHYLVDCLEGFIDIHNHILPGIDDGAKSVEDSVELINGFHEFGVSNFICTPHIMHNYYDNTPETIKEAFVTLKKKMAEEGITDVSIDYAAEHMIDDNFEEILENGHTIPLKKFHLLVEMSFLQASINFDRAIKKVISAGYFPILAHPERYTFLYGNFQKYQTFKKENILFQANLLSLAGYYGDDVKNTATKLLNNGMIDFLGSDVHNKSQLKFLKDSTISGRTLKKIQPIIASTIENFL; encoded by the coding sequence ATGTTCAGTTTTTTTCAGAAAAAACATTATTTGGTTGATTGTCTAGAAGGGTTCATCGACATCCATAACCATATTTTACCGGGTATTGATGACGGAGCCAAAAGTGTTGAAGATTCAGTCGAGCTTATCAATGGTTTCCATGAATTTGGGGTGAGCAACTTCATTTGCACCCCACACATTATGCACAACTATTATGATAATACGCCAGAGACTATAAAAGAAGCCTTTGTTACCCTAAAAAAGAAGATGGCGGAAGAGGGAATCACCGATGTGTCAATTGATTATGCCGCTGAACACATGATTGATGATAATTTTGAAGAAATCCTCGAAAACGGACATACGATTCCTTTAAAGAAGTTTCATCTCTTGGTCGAGATGTCTTTTCTTCAAGCGTCCATCAATTTTGACAGGGCCATTAAAAAGGTTATTTCAGCTGGATACTTTCCTATACTGGCACATCCAGAGCGATATACGTTCTTGTATGGAAATTTCCAGAAATATCAAACCTTCAAAAAAGAAAATATTCTGTTTCAAGCCAATCTTCTATCATTGGCGGGGTATTATGGCGACGATGTAAAGAACACAGCCACAAAACTTCTCAACAATGGTATGATTGATTTTTTAGGGTCAGATGTTCACAATAAGAGCCAGTTGAAGTTTTTAAAAGACAGTACAATCTCTGGCAGGACGCTCAAAAAAATCCAGCCTATAATTGCCAGTACCATAGAAAATTTCTTGTGA
- a CDS encoding type II toxin-antitoxin system ParD family antitoxin, with protein MNISFTKKQEEYIAKQVASGEYQNNSEVIRDALRLHEIYREKVIADLRAEIEKGLNSGISKRSVKDIIDTKRKSRKTA; from the coding sequence ATGAACATTAGTTTCACTAAAAAACAGGAAGAGTACATCGCCAAGCAAGTAGCTTCTGGTGAATACCAGAACAATAGCGAAGTAATTCGGGATGCCCTACGATTACACGAGATTTATCGTGAAAAGGTCATTGCGGACTTAAGGGCTGAGATTGAAAAAGGTTTAAATAGTGGCATTAGCAAAAGGTCGGTAAAGGATATTATCGATACTAAACGCAAATCTAGGAAAACCGCTTGA
- a CDS encoding sterol desaturase family protein produces the protein MQNSFEILIDPLAILLYMYVGLWVWESVAPAKPLPKMKYWKLRGIIFFFFNFTLASILPLVVDNHLANYQLLDLSAFNPVLGAIVGVTIYQGILYFWHRAIHRYNVLWRFFHQMHHSPERLDIPSAFYTGPWDTIMFTLIGSVSFVLILGLSSKAATIGVLFLTFLSLFQHANIKTPVWLGYFIQRPESHSLHHGRGIHRYNYSDFPIYDMVFGTFKNPEKHVEETGFYDGASSRVLDMLVMKDVSNPKEL, from the coding sequence ATGCAAAATTCATTTGAAATTCTAATTGACCCACTGGCTATTTTGCTTTATATGTATGTGGGTTTGTGGGTTTGGGAGAGTGTTGCCCCGGCCAAGCCGCTCCCAAAAATGAAGTATTGGAAACTGAGGGGCATTATATTTTTCTTCTTCAATTTCACTCTGGCTTCCATACTGCCGCTAGTGGTAGATAATCATCTGGCCAACTATCAGTTGCTAGATTTATCTGCTTTTAATCCTGTCCTGGGAGCAATAGTTGGGGTAACTATTTATCAGGGCATACTTTATTTCTGGCATAGGGCTATACACAGGTATAACGTCTTATGGAGGTTTTTTCATCAGATGCATCACAGTCCTGAGCGGCTCGATATACCTAGTGCATTTTATACAGGTCCCTGGGATACCATCATGTTTACTCTGATTGGAAGTGTGAGTTTTGTGTTAATTCTTGGTTTATCATCTAAGGCGGCAACTATTGGTGTTTTGTTCCTTACTTTTCTGAGTCTATTTCAGCATGCTAACATCAAGACACCTGTTTGGTTGGGATACTTTATTCAACGACCTGAATCTCACAGTCTGCATCATGGGAGGGGCATTCACCGCTATAATTATTCTGATTTTCCTATATACGACATGGTCTTCGGCACCTTCAAAAACCCTGAAAAACATGTAGAGGAAACCGGTTTTTATGATGGGGCATCATCCAGGGTGTTGGATATGCTGGTAATGAAGGATGTTTCAAATCCCAAGGAATTGTAG
- a CDS encoding tetratricopeptide repeat protein produces the protein MESENITIVVQPIEGHGANDSLPIFCKALTADLITELAQFKQFLIKSRSADILTSLQREGDYLVQGSITQLGNEVNLNIHLTRLRDDSIVWAYRNGGNITSIQQVQQQMIGNLVASLQQQLDLDLLNQIRKRNVTDFKAYEYWLYGFEALKKGSVTADEEARVYFTKALQIDPNYSLAYSGMSLSYFNEWSCQVWDRWELNQNGAKEWAMKALELDPDNYIANMILGRVLLFEHCFQESEIYLRKGLRFNRSDPFNLIQIAGAFIYLNYLEEAEDLYKKALLLNPEHEEKYHPIGAYIYFEQRDFEKSIKTGERFVKMGWVDYPVIMAASYFYEGNLNQSNHYWKQYLCNFSERISRDRVNLESEALQWMINLNPYRYKSAFQPFWDYICNKTGIVIIKPEEDLNISNSFQKEEHTWKLAYLGKEAHLPHSKGMLDIAYLLKNAGEAIKAEVLLGGQVRQTTVELTDKEALLNIKSRLEEIEALLADARDEDMNETESLKREYDQLTEYISSVLDNKGRIRVKGSTSDKARSAVTQRIRSALRKIEQVHPELYQHLSSTIKTGNYCSYQPEKKIDWDL, from the coding sequence ATGGAATCAGAAAATATTACCATTGTCGTACAGCCAATTGAGGGTCATGGTGCAAATGATTCGCTGCCAATATTCTGCAAAGCCCTTACGGCTGATTTAATTACTGAGTTAGCTCAGTTTAAGCAATTCCTTATTAAAAGTAGATCAGCTGACATACTGACTAGTTTACAAAGAGAAGGTGATTACTTGGTGCAGGGCTCGATAACTCAATTGGGCAATGAAGTTAACCTTAATATACACCTGACCAGGCTTAGGGATGATTCTATTGTTTGGGCATACCGAAACGGTGGCAATATTACCTCTATTCAGCAGGTACAGCAGCAAATGATAGGTAATCTGGTCGCGTCTCTTCAGCAGCAGCTTGACTTGGATTTGCTCAATCAAATTAGGAAACGAAATGTTACAGATTTCAAAGCCTATGAGTATTGGCTATATGGATTTGAAGCTTTGAAGAAAGGTTCTGTAACAGCTGATGAGGAAGCTAGAGTTTATTTTACCAAAGCGCTGCAAATAGATCCCAATTATTCATTGGCATATTCTGGAATGTCCTTATCATATTTCAATGAGTGGAGTTGTCAGGTGTGGGATCGGTGGGAGCTGAACCAAAATGGTGCTAAGGAGTGGGCCATGAAAGCCCTTGAGCTGGATCCTGATAATTATATCGCAAATATGATCCTTGGCAGGGTACTCTTATTTGAGCATTGTTTTCAAGAAAGTGAGATATATCTAAGAAAGGGGCTAAGGTTCAATAGAAGTGATCCGTTTAATCTTATCCAGATAGCTGGTGCCTTTATTTATCTTAATTATTTGGAAGAAGCAGAGGATTTGTATAAAAAGGCTTTGTTACTGAACCCGGAGCATGAGGAAAAGTATCATCCAATTGGGGCATATATCTATTTTGAACAAAGGGATTTTGAGAAGAGTATTAAAACAGGTGAGCGATTTGTAAAAATGGGTTGGGTGGATTATCCGGTGATTATGGCAGCTTCCTATTTTTATGAGGGAAACCTGAATCAATCAAATCATTATTGGAAACAATACCTATGCAATTTTTCAGAACGCATTAGCAGGGATAGAGTAAACCTTGAAAGCGAAGCTTTGCAATGGATGATCAACCTAAATCCTTACCGATATAAGTCTGCTTTTCAACCTTTTTGGGATTACATATGCAATAAAACGGGAATAGTTATAATTAAACCTGAAGAGGATTTAAATATATCTAACTCCTTCCAAAAAGAAGAACACACCTGGAAATTGGCATACCTAGGGAAGGAGGCTCATTTACCTCATAGCAAAGGAATGCTAGATATTGCTTATTTACTGAAAAATGCAGGGGAGGCAATCAAAGCTGAAGTACTCCTTGGTGGACAAGTGCGTCAGACTACTGTAGAACTGACAGACAAGGAAGCACTTCTAAATATTAAAAGTCGACTTGAAGAAATCGAAGCATTGCTTGCAGATGCCCGGGATGAGGATATGAATGAGACTGAAAGTTTGAAAAGGGAATACGATCAGCTTACTGAATATATTAGCTCTGTTTTAGATAATAAAGGCCGGATCAGGGTTAAAGGCTCGACCTCCGACAAGGCCAGGTCAGCCGTTACCCAGAGAATAAGAAGTGCCCTAAGGAAAATTGAGCAGGTACATCCGGAGCTTTACCAACACTTAAGCTCCACGATAAAGACAGGAAATTATTGCAGTTATCAGCCGGAGAAAAAAATCGACTGGGATCTTTAG
- a CDS encoding GNAT family N-acetyltransferase — protein sequence MSSKRKINHSFPTIVTDRFVMREIVSDDQPFIYQGLSHPEVIRYYGISFEDLEATKEQMDWFERLKKEETGIWWAICSKTDHSFLGAGGLNDIDHTHRKAEVGFWLLPQHWGKGIMRETMPEILKYGFGRLNLHRIEGFVEHEWKRRT from the coding sequence ATGAGCAGTAAGAGAAAAATAAATCATTCCTTTCCAACCATCGTTACCGATCGGTTTGTAATGAGAGAAATAGTATCCGATGATCAGCCATTCATTTATCAGGGATTATCGCACCCTGAGGTGATCCGGTACTATGGAATAAGTTTTGAGGATCTGGAAGCTACTAAGGAACAAATGGATTGGTTTGAAAGGCTGAAAAAGGAAGAAACAGGTATCTGGTGGGCGATTTGTTCAAAAACGGATCACTCCTTTTTAGGAGCTGGAGGTCTCAATGATATCGACCATACACATCGTAAGGCAGAGGTTGGGTTTTGGTTGTTACCACAACATTGGGGTAAGGGTATTATGAGGGAAACCATGCCTGAAATATTGAAATATGGTTTTGGGCGATTAAACCTTCATAGAATAGAAGGATTTGTGGAGCATGAGTGGAAACGCCGGACATAG
- a CDS encoding ester cyclase, which produces MVVAKKLIVEQFIRATNEQDWERAKSLLHENVQRHSSTHGMEPVSNSEELIEFHKQEVLAFPDLKETVLFMVEEGDKVAARIHFRGTQLGHLGDFRPSGKVLDACFHCFFKVIDEKIAEIWVEYDQLNGLIQLGHYSLPPNKN; this is translated from the coding sequence ATGGTTGTTGCGAAAAAGTTAATCGTAGAGCAGTTCATCAGGGCTACCAATGAGCAAGATTGGGAAAGAGCAAAGTCATTGCTCCATGAAAATGTCCAAAGACATTCAAGTACTCATGGAATGGAACCGGTATCGAATAGTGAGGAACTCATTGAGTTTCATAAGCAGGAAGTACTGGCTTTTCCCGATTTAAAAGAAACGGTGCTTTTTATGGTAGAAGAAGGAGATAAGGTGGCCGCACGTATTCACTTTCGGGGGACTCAACTTGGTCACCTTGGAGATTTTCGACCTTCAGGAAAGGTGCTGGATGCCTGTTTTCATTGTTTCTTTAAGGTTATTGATGAGAAGATTGCGGAAATATGGGTGGAGTATGATCAGCTAAATGGGTTGATTCAGTTGGGGCACTATTCACTACCTCCTAACAAAAACTAG
- a CDS encoding DUF6266 family protein: protein MGKISQGVLGGFSGKVGNVVGGTWKGIDYMRIKPANVTNPRTEGQVDQRSKFSTVLRFLQPITDFLRVGFKLYANKMTQFNAAMSYNLNNAITGAYPNFMVDYASALVTRGNLTGAANGAASSPSAGDVQITWDDNSGSGSAQATDKALIVLLNTTRQEAVFTTAGPARSAGTETISVPSEYTGEDVEVFLGFISEDGSKVANSVYIGSVTITSEPIQET from the coding sequence ATGGGAAAAATTTCACAAGGTGTATTAGGCGGCTTCTCCGGCAAGGTCGGAAATGTCGTAGGTGGAACTTGGAAAGGGATTGACTACATGAGAATCAAGCCTGCCAATGTAACCAACCCGAGAACAGAAGGTCAGGTTGACCAACGTTCCAAATTCTCTACAGTTCTAAGGTTTTTGCAACCAATAACTGACTTCCTGAGAGTAGGCTTCAAGTTGTATGCTAACAAGATGACGCAGTTCAATGCGGCCATGTCATACAACCTGAACAACGCAATCACGGGAGCTTATCCAAACTTCATGGTTGACTATGCAAGTGCATTGGTTACCCGTGGAAACCTCACAGGTGCAGCCAACGGAGCAGCTTCTTCTCCAAGTGCTGGAGATGTTCAAATCACCTGGGACGACAATTCAGGAAGTGGTAGCGCACAGGCAACAGATAAAGCACTGATTGTTCTATTGAACACCACTCGCCAAGAAGCAGTATTCACCACAGCTGGACCAGCAAGATCAGCCGGAACTGAGACCATTTCCGTGCCTTCTGAGTACACCGGTGAAGATGTTGAAGTCTTCTTAGGGTTTATCTCCGAAGATGGCTCTAAAGTTGCAAATAGTGTATATATCGGCTCTGTGACAATCACTTCTGAACCTATTCAGGAGACATAA
- a CDS encoding DUF1330 domain-containing protein — translation MKEYLEATRDSGKQFYQSFNGKGEIVMLNLLKFKEKADYKTLAHLRPGQEISGEEAYQLYLDSTLPQLQEAGSEILYFGKGRDFLIGPETEKWDAILLVKHESVKTFMEFAQSEGYLKSAGHRTAALEDSRLLPTTEIKEYL, via the coding sequence ATGAAAGAATATTTAGAAGCTACTCGGGATTCTGGTAAACAGTTTTATCAAAGCTTTAATGGGAAAGGAGAAATTGTAATGCTTAATTTACTCAAATTTAAGGAGAAAGCTGATTATAAAACCCTAGCACACTTAAGACCCGGACAAGAGATAAGTGGAGAGGAAGCATATCAATTATATCTTGATAGTACTTTGCCACAACTTCAAGAGGCAGGAAGCGAGATTCTTTATTTCGGCAAAGGGAGAGACTTTTTAATTGGACCTGAAACCGAAAAATGGGATGCTATTTTATTGGTTAAACATGAATCAGTAAAAACGTTTATGGAATTTGCACAAAGTGAGGGTTATTTAAAAAGTGCTGGTCATCGAACTGCTGCGCTTGAAGACTCTCGCCTTTTGCCAACAACTGAAATTAAAGAATACTTATAG
- a CDS encoding type II toxin-antitoxin system RelE/ParE family toxin, translating to MNSRKLKSFLLTKDADSDLDEIFDYTEGEYGFNQAVKYLSDLDNLFEQLVQNPNLGRERNEIKKGIYSIIENEHIVFYEIHENHILIARVLHGRRDIPKFIK from the coding sequence ATGAATTCCCGCAAACTTAAATCCTTCTTGTTAACCAAAGATGCCGATTCAGATTTAGATGAAATCTTTGATTATACAGAAGGTGAATATGGATTTAATCAAGCAGTCAAATATTTATCTGATTTGGACAACTTGTTCGAACAGTTGGTCCAAAACCCCAATCTTGGAAGAGAGCGAAATGAAATAAAAAAAGGTATTTACAGCATTATTGAAAATGAGCATATTGTATTTTATGAGATACATGAAAATCATATCCTGATTGCAAGAGTGCTACATGGTAGAAGGGATATTCCTAAATTTATCAAATAA